Proteins encoded in a region of the Halioglobus maricola genome:
- the galK gene encoding galactokinase: protein MSELLPAIELGFREHFGSKAVHITRAPGRVNLIGEHTDYNDGFVLPCAVEYHTLVAISPRDDREVHTLALDWDGQTDSFSLDSSIAFHETQMWSNYVRGVCVEMLARGHQLSGCNIAITGNVPQGAGLSSSAALEVALASAMAAQFGVEIAPVDLALIGQAAENNFVGCACGIMDQLISATGREHFAVAIDCRDLSLTPQAIPSSLALMIVNSNVQRGLVDSEYNTRRQQCEAAAAHFGLSSLRDLTLAEFNKREQELDPVVAKRTRHVLEENQRVHDTQIALASNDIAAVSALMKASHNSMRDLFEITTPQIDSLVGILAGVAGEHGGVRMTGGGFGGCVVALLAKERVATAIEAVESQYHVQTGLDPTIYLTRPSAGVSLVR from the coding sequence ATGTCTGAGCTACTGCCCGCGATTGAACTGGGTTTTCGCGAACATTTCGGCAGCAAAGCGGTGCACATCACTCGCGCACCGGGTCGCGTCAACCTCATCGGCGAGCACACCGACTACAACGATGGCTTTGTCCTCCCCTGCGCTGTGGAGTACCACACCCTCGTCGCCATCTCGCCCCGCGATGACCGCGAAGTGCACACCCTGGCCCTCGATTGGGACGGCCAGACAGATAGCTTTTCTCTCGACAGTAGCATTGCCTTCCACGAAACCCAGATGTGGAGCAACTATGTCCGCGGGGTCTGCGTGGAAATGCTCGCGCGTGGTCATCAATTGTCGGGATGCAATATTGCGATTACGGGCAATGTCCCTCAGGGCGCCGGGCTGAGCTCTTCCGCCGCGCTGGAGGTTGCGCTGGCCAGCGCAATGGCAGCGCAGTTTGGCGTGGAGATCGCGCCAGTGGATCTTGCGCTCATTGGTCAGGCAGCGGAAAACAATTTCGTCGGCTGTGCCTGCGGCATTATGGACCAACTGATCTCGGCCACTGGGCGGGAGCATTTTGCCGTGGCTATCGACTGCCGCGACCTGTCTCTGACACCCCAGGCCATTCCCTCATCACTGGCGCTGATGATTGTGAACTCCAACGTGCAACGCGGCCTGGTAGACAGTGAATACAACACCAGACGTCAACAGTGCGAAGCAGCAGCGGCGCACTTCGGCCTCAGCAGCTTGCGCGACCTGACACTGGCAGAATTCAACAAACGCGAACAGGAACTGGACCCAGTGGTGGCCAAACGCACACGCCATGTACTCGAAGAAAACCAGCGTGTTCACGATACCCAAATAGCACTTGCCAGCAACGATATAGCCGCCGTCAGCGCGCTTATGAAAGCCAGTCACAACTCCATGCGCGATCTCTTTGAGATCACTACCCCCCAAATTGACAGCCTGGTGGGCATTCTCGCAGGCGTCGCTGGAGAGCATGGCGGCGTGCGCATGACCGGTGGTGGCTTCGGCGGTTGCGTCGTGGCGCTATTGGCTAAAGAAAGAGTCGCTACTGCCATTGAGGCCGTAGAAAGCCAATACCATGTCCAAACTGGCCTGGACCCCACAATTTACCTGACCAGACCCTCCGCAGGGGTATCGTTGGTCCGCTAA
- a CDS encoding UDP-glucose--hexose-1-phosphate uridylyltransferase: MTDFDPSEHPHRRFNPLSGDWVLVSPHRAKRPWQGQLEEDQSEPALTHDPACYLCAGNERASGDRNPDYRGPYVFNNDFAAITATSPAFEGNDDLFRSAPISGECRVICFSERHDLTLPQMAEQNIVCLIDTWCEQYRELGEHYRWVQVFENKGTINGCSNPHPHGQIWASDGLPTLVAREDDSQRDYLVRKNTVMLFDYAQREVASGERTVCLNEDWLVVVPWWATWPFETLLLPRFRVARMTDLKASQKDALAAILKELTTRYDNVFNTSFPYSMGWHGAPFGDDACDHWQLHAHFYPPLLRSATVKKFMVGYEMLAEAQRDLTPEQAAERLREQSKAHYKGTTNV, translated from the coding sequence GTGACAGACTTCGACCCCAGCGAACATCCCCACCGGAGGTTCAACCCCCTATCCGGGGATTGGGTGCTCGTGTCGCCGCATCGGGCAAAACGCCCCTGGCAGGGACAGCTGGAAGAAGACCAATCTGAGCCAGCCCTCACGCACGACCCCGCCTGCTATCTCTGTGCTGGCAATGAGAGGGCCAGTGGAGACAGGAATCCGGACTATCGCGGGCCCTACGTTTTCAATAACGATTTCGCCGCCATCACCGCGACATCTCCTGCTTTCGAAGGCAACGACGACTTGTTCCGCAGTGCACCGATAAGCGGCGAATGCCGGGTGATTTGCTTCTCCGAGCGCCATGATCTCACCCTGCCACAAATGGCCGAGCAGAATATTGTTTGCCTCATCGACACATGGTGCGAGCAATACAGGGAACTGGGCGAACACTATCGCTGGGTCCAGGTATTTGAGAACAAGGGCACCATCAATGGCTGCTCCAATCCCCACCCACACGGCCAGATCTGGGCCAGCGACGGATTGCCCACTCTGGTAGCCAGGGAGGACGATTCACAACGCGACTATCTGGTCCGCAAAAACACCGTCATGCTATTCGACTACGCCCAGCGAGAAGTGGCTAGTGGTGAGCGCACAGTATGCCTTAACGAGGACTGGCTGGTGGTCGTGCCATGGTGGGCTACCTGGCCTTTCGAAACATTGTTGCTACCGCGCTTCAGGGTCGCGCGTATGACCGATCTCAAGGCGTCACAAAAAGACGCACTGGCGGCCATACTGAAAGAACTGACGACACGCTACGACAATGTATTCAACACCTCTTTTCCCTACAGTATGGGCTGGCACGGCGCACCTTTCGGTGACGATGCGTGTGACCACTGGCAGCTGCATGCGCACTTCTACCCTCCTCTGCTTCGCTCCGCCACGGTAAAAAAGTTCATGGTCGGCTATGAAATGCTCGCTGAAGCACAGCGTGACCTGACCCCAGAACAGGCAGCAGAACGCCTGCGCGAGCAAAGCAAAGCTCACTACAAGGGCACCACTAATGTCTGA
- a CDS encoding aminotransferase class III-fold pyridoxal phosphate-dependent enzyme — protein MYEIENDLKLRERAQTAFPSGVYGHQASASLSPKHPQFFARAEGGHLWDTDGNEYIDFMCGYGTNLLGYCHPKVDEAAIKQQSIADAATGPSPLMLELAETFNSKVAHADWTMFAKNGTDATTICLMTARAQTGNNTVIVADGAYHGAAPWCTPNMAGVSPADRENQLTYNYNDIESLRAAVAEAGDDLAAIIVSPFKHDVFVDQEWPTEDFAKAARQLCDSTGAALILDDVRCAFRFTLGSSWETVGVTPDLCAMSKSVANGYSLAVVTGNDKFREGASQIYTTGSFWFASVSFAASLATIAAIEEEGAIEAIQSAGDQLRIGLDELATAHGFKLRQTGPSQMPLVLFEDDDMWEKNNFFVAEAVQRGVYLHPWHNMFICAAHTEEVIAEALQRTEGAFAALKQQFG, from the coding sequence ATGTACGAGATCGAGAACGACCTCAAGCTGCGCGAGCGCGCGCAAACTGCTTTCCCCTCCGGGGTCTACGGCCATCAGGCTTCTGCGTCCCTGTCGCCAAAGCACCCCCAGTTTTTCGCCCGCGCCGAGGGCGGCCACCTGTGGGATACGGATGGCAACGAATACATCGACTTTATGTGTGGCTACGGCACTAATCTATTGGGTTACTGCCACCCAAAGGTCGATGAGGCTGCCATCAAGCAACAGAGTATCGCCGATGCGGCCACCGGCCCCAGCCCCTTGATGCTGGAACTTGCAGAAACCTTTAACAGCAAGGTCGCCCATGCCGACTGGACCATGTTTGCCAAGAACGGTACCGACGCCACCACAATCTGCTTGATGACGGCCCGCGCCCAGACCGGCAACAATACAGTCATTGTCGCAGACGGCGCGTATCACGGCGCTGCGCCCTGGTGCACACCGAACATGGCAGGTGTGTCTCCGGCCGATCGAGAAAACCAGCTGACTTACAACTACAACGACATCGAAAGCCTCCGCGCCGCCGTTGCCGAGGCCGGCGACGATCTCGCAGCAATAATCGTCTCGCCCTTCAAACACGATGTCTTCGTGGACCAGGAATGGCCCACCGAAGATTTCGCCAAGGCGGCTCGCCAGTTGTGTGACAGCACAGGTGCTGCCCTCATTCTGGACGATGTGCGCTGCGCGTTCCGCTTCACCCTGGGTTCGAGTTGGGAAACTGTAGGAGTGACACCTGACCTCTGCGCAATGAGCAAGTCCGTGGCCAATGGCTATTCTCTTGCGGTTGTTACCGGCAACGACAAGTTCCGCGAAGGGGCCAGCCAGATCTACACCACTGGTTCATTCTGGTTCGCTTCGGTCTCTTTTGCCGCTTCACTTGCAACCATCGCAGCAATCGAGGAAGAAGGCGCTATCGAAGCAATACAAAGTGCCGGCGACCAGTTGCGCATTGGCCTTGATGAGCTGGCGACAGCCCACGGTTTCAAACTGCGCCAGACCGGACCTTCGCAAATGCCTTTGGTATTGTTCGAAGACGACGACATGTGGGAGAAGAACAACTTCTTCGTCGCCGAAGCCGTGCAGCGCGGCGTTTACTTACACCCCTGGCACAATATGTTTATCTGCGCCGCCCACACTGAGGAAGTCATTGCAGAGGCTTTGCAGCGCACTGAAGGTGCTTTCGCAGCACTAAAACAGCAGTTCGGTTAA
- a CDS encoding class II aldolase/adducin family protein: MSLYSNNLESRQAVVDTLVALGVKGLNRGTSGNVSVFTGDGMLVTPTGVAPEQLLPEHIVYMSLDGDPAEDQLTPSSEWKMHADVYVNKPGITAVVHCHSPYATMLACARKAIPAMHYMVAATGSYGIPLADYATFGSQELSDANVEALSTSLACLLANHGQLATGFDINGALKLAELVEEQAHCYWGTLAIGGPAILDKKQMDDVLVAFASYGQQAKREDLASGNKLNED, encoded by the coding sequence ATGAGCCTCTATAGCAACAACCTCGAGAGCCGTCAGGCAGTTGTGGACACGCTGGTAGCGCTGGGCGTTAAGGGGCTGAACAGAGGCACCTCCGGCAACGTCTCAGTCTTTACCGGAGACGGCATGCTGGTGACCCCCACGGGCGTGGCACCAGAACAACTGCTGCCAGAGCACATTGTATATATGTCGCTGGATGGCGACCCGGCAGAAGACCAACTCACACCCTCCAGCGAATGGAAAATGCACGCCGACGTATACGTCAATAAACCTGGTATCACCGCAGTCGTTCACTGCCACTCGCCGTATGCCACCATGCTGGCCTGTGCCCGCAAGGCAATTCCGGCGATGCACTATATGGTTGCAGCCACTGGCAGCTATGGCATTCCGCTCGCGGACTATGCCACTTTCGGCAGTCAGGAACTCTCCGATGCAAACGTCGAGGCGCTGTCCACGTCTCTTGCCTGCCTGCTCGCAAATCACGGTCAGCTGGCAACAGGATTCGACATCAACGGTGCGCTGAAACTGGCAGAGCTGGTAGAAGAGCAGGCACACTGCTATTGGGGCACTCTGGCCATCGGTGGCCCGGCCATCCTGGACAAAAAACAAATGGACGATGTACTGGTGGCATTCGCCAGCTACGGACAGCAGGCCAAGCGCGAAGACCTGGCCAGCGGCAATAAACTGAACGAAGACTAG
- a CDS encoding carbohydrate kinase family protein, whose amino-acid sequence MAKSFVSVGATILDIVGYPINSIPQGESTEVIQNIHLCAAGTAAAPAVTAARLGMQSSLIGAIAEDEAGFLIRHKLQQEGVDASLLQVRDDLPTATTILPINSDGGRPNWHQPGAFLLMDISAEARARIVNADHVHWGGIGLLFNYDGPAGAEILAEAKANGATITGDLISPGPQTPDAVRALIPHMDYFMPSIDEALEISGASTVEAAAEFFMQQGAFGCLIKCGSDGAYLTNKDGLVAKIPVMANVNVVDTSGCGDSYCAGFQVGLANGMAAEDAALFAAATAAQVASAVGSDGAVGNFEDTIAIMQAGAMPVEAQA is encoded by the coding sequence ATGGCTAAATCATTCGTCAGCGTCGGCGCCACGATCCTCGACATCGTGGGGTACCCGATCAACAGCATCCCGCAAGGTGAAAGCACGGAGGTGATCCAGAACATTCACCTGTGTGCAGCCGGCACCGCCGCGGCGCCCGCGGTAACCGCCGCGCGCCTGGGCATGCAGAGCAGCCTCATCGGTGCCATTGCCGAAGACGAAGCCGGTTTCCTCATTCGCCACAAACTGCAACAGGAAGGCGTAGATGCATCTCTGCTGCAAGTGAGAGATGACCTGCCAACCGCAACCACGATTCTGCCCATTAACAGCGACGGTGGCAGGCCCAACTGGCACCAACCTGGCGCGTTCCTGCTGATGGATATCAGCGCAGAGGCTCGTGCTCGCATCGTCAACGCCGACCACGTCCACTGGGGGGGCATCGGCCTGTTGTTCAACTACGATGGTCCCGCCGGGGCCGAGATTCTGGCGGAAGCAAAAGCAAACGGCGCGACAATCACGGGCGACCTCATTTCACCAGGGCCTCAAACACCGGACGCCGTCAGAGCTCTTATCCCGCACATGGACTACTTCATGCCCTCCATCGACGAAGCACTTGAAATCTCCGGTGCCAGCACTGTTGAAGCTGCCGCTGAGTTCTTTATGCAACAGGGTGCTTTTGGCTGCCTGATTAAATGCGGTAGCGACGGTGCCTATCTCACCAACAAGGACGGCCTCGTGGCAAAGATCCCGGTCATGGCCAACGTCAACGTCGTGGACACCAGCGGCTGCGGAGACTCTTACTGCGCAGGTTTTCAGGTGGGCCTCGCCAATGGAATGGCCGCTGAAGATGCTGCCCTTTTCGCCGCTGCCACGGCCGCTCAAGTGGCATCTGCGGTCGGTTCCGACGGCGCCGTCGGGAACTTCGAGGACACCATCGCCATCATGCAGGCGGGCGCCATGCCGGTGGAGGCACAGGCATGA
- a CDS encoding AraC family transcriptional regulator, producing the protein MGADKKCIPPFMFNLMVRVMEQEGYSADALIDGLAFSLDQLACEDTRISFHDALLMIENAYRITGDPALGLKVGMAVNIGDWGMMGYAVASCGTLWEALQIGQRFSRVATRLTDNRAEPEGDYISLSSRPLYTAGDAERFLIEEDLGGVVGLLHRYMGDGVYPREVRFSYPAPSYVELYEAHFRCPLKFEQPQNCILWGSELMERAVPSRNPAATEMAIRHCEALIAEEDDRGSVVDRVRSRLVQEPGRYPAIQEVAADFNMSESTLRRALKEHDSSFQSILNDVRRKLAIEYLTTSRLKLDEIAVLVGYTDLSNFRRAFKGWTGQAPLEYRRQGAR; encoded by the coding sequence ATGGGCGCAGATAAAAAATGTATTCCTCCTTTCATGTTTAACCTGATGGTTCGCGTGATGGAACAGGAGGGGTATTCGGCCGACGCTTTGATAGATGGCCTGGCGTTCAGCCTGGATCAGCTGGCGTGCGAGGATACGCGGATTTCCTTTCACGATGCTCTGTTGATGATCGAAAACGCCTACCGCATTACGGGTGACCCGGCCCTGGGTTTGAAAGTGGGCATGGCAGTGAATATTGGCGATTGGGGCATGATGGGCTACGCAGTGGCGAGTTGCGGCACCCTTTGGGAGGCGCTTCAAATCGGCCAGCGTTTCAGTCGGGTTGCCACCCGGCTGACTGACAATCGCGCAGAGCCTGAGGGTGACTACATCAGCCTCAGTTCAAGGCCTCTCTATACAGCCGGTGACGCAGAACGCTTTCTGATCGAGGAAGATCTCGGTGGCGTGGTTGGTTTGCTGCACCGGTATATGGGCGATGGTGTTTATCCTCGAGAGGTGCGTTTTAGCTATCCAGCGCCGAGTTACGTTGAGCTCTATGAGGCCCATTTTCGCTGCCCGCTCAAGTTCGAACAGCCACAGAATTGTATTCTCTGGGGTAGCGAACTGATGGAGCGGGCTGTGCCGTCGCGCAACCCCGCAGCCACAGAGATGGCGATTCGTCATTGCGAGGCACTGATTGCCGAAGAGGACGACCGCGGTAGTGTTGTCGACAGGGTGCGCTCCCGACTGGTGCAGGAGCCAGGTCGCTACCCTGCGATTCAGGAAGTCGCTGCGGATTTCAATATGAGCGAGAGCACCCTGCGCCGCGCGCTGAAAGAACACGACTCATCCTTTCAGTCGATACTCAACGATGTGCGGCGCAAGCTGGCTATCGAGTACCTGACCACGTCACGCCTGAAGCTGGACGAAATTGCCGTGCTAGTCGGTTATACCGACCTCAGTAATTTCCGCCGGGCCTTCAAGGGCTGGACGGGCCAGGCGCCGCTTGAATACCGGCGCCAGGGGGCGCGCTGA
- a CDS encoding aminoacyl-tRNA deacylase, with product MSTAPRLDNFLRLSQTDYRTVDHRHTESAADSAHAAHLSTARVAKSVLLRDKRNGRYLVALTPACNRVHLGWVRDNTHTDAVLAREAELVEVFPDCELGAVPGFGQAYQLDMVWDEDLGQQPSVFFEAGDHQGLIEIERDDFHRLFDSFPHGVISQPSDDYLAYHSYEFWGEPG from the coding sequence ATGAGCACAGCACCCAGGCTGGATAACTTCCTGCGCCTCAGCCAGACCGACTACCGAACAGTTGATCATCGCCACACTGAATCTGCCGCCGACTCGGCCCACGCCGCCCACCTCTCCACCGCGCGGGTGGCCAAGTCCGTACTGCTGCGCGACAAGCGCAACGGACGCTATCTGGTGGCCCTGACCCCAGCGTGTAATCGGGTTCATCTTGGTTGGGTGCGCGACAACACACATACCGATGCGGTACTCGCCCGCGAAGCTGAACTGGTCGAGGTTTTTCCCGACTGTGAACTGGGCGCAGTGCCTGGATTCGGCCAAGCCTACCAGCTTGATATGGTGTGGGACGAAGACCTCGGGCAGCAACCCAGCGTATTTTTTGAGGCGGGCGATCACCAGGGGCTGATCGAAATTGAACGGGATGATTTTCATCGCCTGTTTGACAGCTTCCCTCACGGGGTGATCAGCCAACCCAGCGACGACTACCTCGCCTATCACTCTTACGAGTTCTGGGGCGAACCTGGCTAA